One Dissulfuribacter thermophilus genomic region harbors:
- a CDS encoding YgiT-type zinc finger protein, translated as MAHTVNCLNKKPTKFKKKLFISDINDLRIITMYKQGDTCPICGRGSLKATKNKEEFEYKGNVLSLELTCYSCKVCHESFFDNEEMKVHQKTVKDFHRKVDGLQVHILNIHAKGCC; from the coding sequence TTGGCACACACAGTCAACTGTTTAAATAAGAAACCAACAAAGTTCAAAAAAAAGCTTTTTATAAGCGATATAAACGATCTGAGGATAATAACTATGTATAAACAGGGAGATACATGCCCAATCTGCGGAAGAGGCAGTCTCAAGGCAACCAAAAACAAGGAAGAATTTGAATATAAAGGCAATGTTCTTTCTCTTGAGCTTACCTGCTATTCTTGCAAAGTTTGTCACGAAAGCTTTTTTGACAACGAAGAAATGAAAGTTCATCAAAAAACAGTTAAAGATTTCCATCGGAAGGTGGATGGCCTGCAAGTTCACATTTTAAACATTCATGCAAAAGGATGCTGCTGA
- a CDS encoding type II toxin-antitoxin system YafQ family toxin, whose amino-acid sequence MKIKRHKQFIKDLRKIRLTDGQFQKLAKCITLLAEGKPLPADFRDHELIGVWRGFREFHLGGDVLVIYRSCGQEIVLVRIGTHSQLFK is encoded by the coding sequence GTGAAGATAAAGAGACATAAACAGTTTATCAAAGACCTGAGGAAAATTCGCCTGACTGATGGCCAGTTTCAAAAATTAGCAAAATGCATAACCCTACTTGCAGAGGGTAAGCCATTACCGGCGGACTTCAGGGACCATGAATTAATAGGGGTATGGCGCGGTTTTAGAGAATTTCATCTGGGAGGGGATGTATTAGTAATATATCGCTCATGTGGACAGGAAATCGTTCTTGTCCGTATTGGCACACACAGTCAACTGTTTAAATAA
- a CDS encoding type II toxin-antitoxin system RelB/DinJ family antitoxin: MLDSKKVRTNVYLNKQAKQAAQEVLDRYGVNLSEAINLFLSIIAEKKTLPFEFHIPNQTTQKAIQDVLNGQNIEEVTIEDILCEDKET; the protein is encoded by the coding sequence ATGTTAGATAGTAAAAAAGTGCGAACAAATGTTTACTTAAACAAGCAGGCAAAGCAAGCCGCACAGGAAGTATTGGACAGATATGGCGTTAATCTGTCTGAAGCCATCAATCTTTTTTTATCCATTATTGCAGAGAAAAAGACCCTTCCTTTTGAATTTCATATCCCCAATCAGACCACCCAGAAGGCCATTCAGGATGTTTTAAACGGACAAAATATTGAAGAAGTAACAATTGAGGATATCTTGTGTGAAGATAAAGAGACATAA